A single Caretta caretta isolate rCarCar2 chromosome 2, rCarCar1.hap1, whole genome shotgun sequence DNA region contains:
- the TBRG4 gene encoding FAST kinase domain-containing protein 4 — translation MAARLVQRCCRRLFCGSIFAPLATPTSLLAPASKTVVARALPQAALASLHTSSLSRQTDKLSVKEQVYSRHPEHREIDELIDSASSPEDLLNVGEHHSLNGNQASAVVIQLSRLVVDKKLETESILQDSRFQQVLNILNSQLSQVWNSSLLPLLKSLYHLGLERNKRELRSVKQEVRWRLRRLNFRQIASLAEYIAASEHTEDQSELLSDVVKHLELRWTEIGDTRAVVALMMKVGHLSQTLMDRLEDKALELAEQFTAEDIRKVALVLALQNRRSVPLLRAISYHLVQKHFTLSTSVLVDLAFAYGKLNFHQTQVFQKMASDLHARVPEMAHGDVGRCIKSFAYLKWLNLPLFEAFAQYTLDNADRFTMLQLWNVILSFARLNFQPSRSENYFNMVHEKLGDQLDSLDPHLLTDLVWSLCVLQQAKTPYLQRVLAPQLYSQLLADQTPRGQNYRLKLMHINAAARLECPGYQGPFLPPEALSATEPTRDTKASPLQSSLQEVLNRVAKDEVNRRFNVHTIYGWQLDAEMMLNSDNQPLPIKDFAAPYLLQSEGTKPPPCGTRRIAFLRWEFPNFSSRSKDLLGRFAMARRHLQAAGFLIVDVPYYEFLELKSEWQKEAYLKDKMNKAVGVEMAK, via the exons ATGGCAGCCAGACTGGTGCAACGCTGTTGTCGTCGGCTCTTTTGTGGCTCCATCTTCGCACCCCTGGCGACCCCAACTTCTCTGTTAGCACCAGCATCCAAGACAGTGGTAGCAAGAGCTCTACCTCAGGCAGCTCTTGCTTCATTACACACTTCAAGCCTCTCCAGGCAAACAGACAAACTCTCAGTCAAGGAGCAAGTGTACAGCCGACATCCAGAGCATAGAGAGATTGATGAACTCATTGACTCAGCTTCTAGCCCTGAAGATCTCTTGAACGTGGGTGAACATCACTCTCTAAATGGGAACCAGGCCTCCGCAGTAGTCATCCAACTCTCCCGACTCGTGGTGGACAAGAAACTAGAAACAGAGAGCATCTTGCAGGACAGTCGCTTCCAGCAAGTGCTCAACATTCTAAATAGCCAG CTTTCCCAGGTCTGGAATAGCTCTTTGTTGCCCCTCTTGAAGAGCCTCTACCATCTGGGGCTGGAGAGGAATAAAAGGGAGCTGAGATCGGTGAAGCAGGAGGTACGCTGGCGGTTAAGACGCTTGAACTTCAGGCAGATTGCTTCCCTGGCAGAGTACATAGCAGCCAGCGAGCACACGGAGGATCAGAGTGAGCTGCTGAGCGACGTGGTGAAGCACCTGGAGCTGCGCTGGACGGAGATTGGGGACACCAGAGCTGTGGTGGCACTGATGATGAAGGTCGGGCACCTCTCGCAGACCCTGATGGACCGGCTGGAGGACAAG GCTTTGGAATTAGCCGAGCAATTCACTGCTGAGGACATTCGGAAAGTGGCGTTGGTTTTAGCTCTCCAGAACCGGCGCTCTGTCCCCCTGCTCCGGGCCATTTCCTACCATCTGGTTCAGAAGCACTTTACCCTCAGCACTAGTGTTCTTGTGGACTTGGCCTTTGCATATG GAAAGCTGAATTTCCACCAGACCCAGGTCTTCCAGAAGATGGCATCAGACCTGCACGCCCGCGTGCCCGAGATGGCTCATGGTGACGTGGGGCGCTGCATCAAGTCCtttgcttacctcaagtggctcaaCCTGCCCCTCTTTGAGGCCTTTGCTCAG TACACCTTGGACAATGCTGACAGATTCACCATGCTGCAGCTGTGGAACGTCATCCTGTCTTTCGCCCGCCTGAACTTCCAGCCCAGCAGAAGCGAGAACTACTTTAACATG GTCCATGAGAAGCTTGGTGACCAGCTGGACAGTCTGGACCCGCACCTGCTGACAGATCTGGTGTGGTCACTGTGCGTGCTGCAACAGGCAAAGACTCCCTACCTGCAAAGGGTGCTGGCCCCACAGTTGTATAGCCAGCTTCTGG CCGACCAGACGCCCAGAGGACAGAACTACAGGCTCAAACTGATGCATATCAATGCTGCTGCCAGGCTGGAGTGCCCGGGCTACCAGGGGCCCTTCCTTCCGCCAGAGGCCCTGAGTGCCACGGAGCCAACCAGGGACACGAAGGCCTCTCCGCTACAGAGCagcctgcaggaggtgctgaacAGGGTGGCCAAAGACGAGGTTAACAGGCGGTTCAACGTGCACACCATTTATGGCTGGCAGCTTG ATGCAGAGATGATGCTGAACAGCGACAACCAACCTCTCCCCATAAAGGACTTTGCTGCCCCCTACCTGCTCCAGTCAGAAGGGACAAAACCCCCACCCTGCGGCACCAGGAG GATCGCTTTCCTGAGGTGGGAGTTCCCAAACTTCAGCAGCAGAAGCAAGGACCTGCTGGGCCGCTTCGCCATGGCCCGACGACACTTGCAAGCCGCTGGGTTCTTGATCGTGGAT GTTCCCTACTATGAGTTTCTGGAGCTGAAATCGGAGTGGCAGAAGGAAGCCTACCTCAAGGACAAAATGAACAAAGCCGTGGGGGTAGAGATGGCTAAATGA